TTACCGTCAATAATCTGCAGGAGAGGATCACGGTGCCGGTGGCCCGGGACGATATCGGACAACTGGCCACCACCATTAACGGTATGCTGGATCGATTATCGCTGTCGTTTCAAAAGATTACCCAGTTTACCACGGATGCCTCGCACGAGTTGCGAACCCCGTTGACGATCATGCGGGGAGAGCTGGAAATTGCTCTGCGCGGCGAACGTAGCTCCGAAGAATACCAGGAAACCCTGGGCAGCAGTCTCGAAGAGGTCGAGCGCATGTCCAAGATTGTTAACGATCTGTTGTTTCTTTCCAAAAGCGACATGGGGCAGGAGGAACTGCACTCCGATCCGGTTGATCTGCGCGCCCTGTTATTGAATCTGTTGCCTTATTTCAAGCTTCTGGCCGAGGAACATCGACTTGAGCTTGAAAGTTCCCTGGCGGAGGTGAACTCGATTTATGGGGATCAGCTTAAATTGCGGCAGATGGTGATTAATCTGCTCAGTAACGCGATTCGTTATACCCCGGCCGGCGGCCATGTTAATCTGGGCTTGAAAAACCTTGATGATGGAGTGGAAATTATGGTGGCGGATACCGGCATCGGGATTCCGGAAGAAGCGGTTCCCCGCATTTTTGACCGTTTTTACCGGGCCGATAAGGCCCGTAGTCGTCAGTTTGGCGGCAGCGGCCTGGGTTTGAGCATTGTTAAGTGGATAGTCGATGCGCATCACGGTGTGATCAAGGTTGACAGCGTGGTTGGCGAAGGCAGTGTTTTTCGGGTTTTTCTGCCCGGCGGCTTGCCGGTGAACGGGGAACAGAAGCCTTTTCTGGTGGAAACGGCTCAGCGTTAGCCGCGCCCCCGGGGGGGGGCGGTTTTTGTCGTTGGTAAAAAATGCTTTTTTAAGGAAAAAATAATTTCTCTTTAATCCTCATATAATGTTGGTTTGTTACTATGCTTGATGAAGACTCCTTTTCTTCCTTGTTGGCGGCCGACCCTCTCCTCCTCCTTGTTAAATTTGCTGGCACAGTAAATTTGGGGGGTCGGCCAACCACCCCTTGATCATCGGGTTGGTCAAGGGGTGGTTTTTTTTTATCATGGTTAAGTTCGGTTTCTTTCGGATTCGCATTAATAAACTGTAACGTTAAAAAATTTTTCGGGAGGTATTTCACGATGTTTTTTCAGCGTCCCCTGGCCGCGAGTTTCCATCGCAGCGTAATTATTCATTTCTTGTTGCCGGTGCTTGCCGGTTTGCTGGTGCTGGGAGCTTTTTCGGCAAATGCGGCCTCGATGCCGCCGAGTTTCGCTCCACTGGTCGAGAAACTGACCCCGGCGGTGGTCAATATCAATACCGAGAAAAAGGTCTTGTCGAGCGGCGGGCGGGGGTTTAATTTCCCCGGTCAGGGCTCGGATCCTTTTGAGGAGTTTTTCGGCCGTTTTTTCGGTCAGTTCGATAATTTTCATCGTCGTTCTCAGCCTCGGCCCGTCAAAAGCCTGGGTTCCGGTTTTATCATCAGTGACGACGGTTATATTCTTACCAATAACCATGTTGTCGAAGACGCCGATCAGATCAAGGTTACGCTTTCCGACAAGAACGCCTACGAGGCCCGTCTCATTGGCCGTGACGCCAAAACCGATCTCGCGATCCTGAAGATTGATGTCGATCACGAGCTGCCGGTGGTCAGGATGGGGGACTCGGATTCCCTGAAGGTCGGCGACTGGGTGATTGCCATCGGCAATCCTTTCGGTCTGGCCCGCACCGTGACGGCCGGCATCGTCAGTGCCCGCGGCCGGGTGATCGGTTCCGGGCCTTATGATGATTTTATTCAGACCGACGCCTCCATCAATCCCGGCAACAGTGGCGGGCCGCTGTTTAATCTGGAGGGTGAAGTCGTCGGTATCAATACGGCGATCGTCGCCAGCGGTCAGGGCATCGGTTTCGCGATTCCGGTCAATATGGCCAAAGTTCTGTTGCCTCAACTGAAAACCGGCAAGGTGTCGCGAGGGCGTCTCGGGGTTCATGTTCAGGAAGTAACCGAAGAACTGGCCGCTTCTTTCGGTCTGGAGGAAAAATCCGGGGCGGTGGTTTCCGAGGTCGTCGAAGACAGTCCCGCTTCCCGCTCAGGGCTTCAGGTTGGTGATATTATTCTTGAGGTTGATGGCGAGAAAATTGAGGAAATGCGCTATCTGCCGCGTCTGGTCGCGGCCAAGAAACCGGGGACCAAGGTTGAACTTAAACTCCTGCGGCAGGGTAAAATTGTGAAGACCAAGGTCGTGCTTGACGATCTGGAGAACGAGGGCCTTGAGGAAAGCTCGGCTTTGAGTGATGATCGACTTGGTGAACTGGGACTGGCCGTCCGTAATCTGACCCCGGAACTGGCCGCTCGGCAGCGACTCGGAGTGGAAAACGGGGTTATCATCAGTCGGCTGGATCCCGACGGTCGCGCTGCCCAGGCCGGCCTGCAACTGGGGGATGTAATTCTGATGGTCGATAATGAACAGATTGAAACCGTGAATGACTTCAATAAGGCATTACGGGCCGGAAAACAACGCAGCTACCTGCGCTTTCTGGTTCAGCGTCAGCAGCTCCGCCTTTTTGCCGTGGTCAGGTTGGATAAATGACGACTCGCGATAAATCAAACTGGTGGGCTCTGGTCTGTACTCCTGTGGCCGAGGCTTCGGCCCGGGAGCGCTTGGAAGAAATTCTTTTTGCGCATGATTGCTGTGGGCTCTGGGAGGGGGTCGAAGGCCTGGTCGAGAAGGTTGAGGAGCCCTTGCCACCGGTCGGCTTTCCGGCTTTTCTGACCGCCTATTTCGCCGATGTGGAAGACGGAGCTCTACGGGAACTGGTCCCGTGCCTGCAACAGGAAAACCTGATCACCGGTGAAGTCCGAATCGTCGCCGTTGAGAATCAGGACTGGTTCGAGAACTGGCGGAAAAATTTTGTGCCGGTGGCCTTGACCGCAAAAACCCTGGTCGTGCCGGCCTGGCAGGAAGAGGTGTCCGAGAACGAGGCCACTCGGGTGGTGAAAATTTATCCGGGACAGGGGTTCGGGACGGGAACCCATGAGACCACCCGGCTGGCCGCGCTGAACTTGGAGCGGGAACTGGAAAAAACCGGGCCGTCGGCAACGGTTCTGGATGTCGGCACAGGGAGCGGCATTCTCGCGATCATGGCCGCCGTCCAGGGCGCCGCTCGCGTCCTGGCCCTGGATGTTGATCCGGATGCCCTCGACAATGCCCGGGAAAATTGCGTTCATAATCAAATTGAAGATCTAGTCGAACTTGACTGTCGACCTCTGACCGAAGTTGAGGGCTCTTTCACCCTGATTGTCGCCAATATCATTGCTCCGGTGCTGAAAAGTCTGTTGCCGCAACTTCATCGTCTTCTGGCCGCTTCCGGGCGCTTGATTTTGTCGGGGATATTGCTTGAACAGATAGATGAAATGAAGGAATATTGCGAACGGCGCGGTTTTAAGGTCGAGTTGGTTGAAACCGCCGGCGAGTGGGCCGCTTTTGTCTGCGCCCGGCAGTAAAGACCACGCCGGGATTGAAAATGAGCTTAGTCAGACGGTGGCCCGGGCGTAGGAACCGTGATTTCAACATAACCGGGTTGGCTGAATGGTTGCAAAAAATCTTTGATCTTTCGATTTTTAGCAGTTGACAAGTCGGATTTTTTAAGTTAAAAGACGCCTCCGTTTCACGCAAGAGCCGGCTTGTTTCATCAGGTTCTGCAACGAGAAACAACCCATGCGTCCCCATCGTCTAGCCTGGCCCAGGACACCGCCCTTTCACGGCGGCGACAGGGGTTCAAATCCCCTTGGGGACGCCAACAAAATTAAGCCACTTATGAAACTATTTTTAGCTTTTTGTCGAGCGGGGTGGTTTCTGGGTGGTTTTTTTTGCTTTTTGATCCAGTTCGGGTAGCATCTTCATGGGCCGGTCGAACCGATAGTTTCGTAGAAAGAAAAAACAGTTGCTTGGCTAACCTTCCGGAAATAATCCCGGCAGCCATCTTGAAGCAAGCTTTGTTGGGAACGCCACATAAAGCGGTGCGCGAGAACTTCTGGAGTCAAGGGCTCCGGTTCCAATCAGTGCGGATGTTATGCGTCGGGCATGGCGATCGGTGCTGTTCAAAAGAGTCGCAACATCTCCGCGAGGAAGTTTTCCCCGATACAGAACCGACTCTAAAACCCTGTCCGAATGCAGGGGCAGAGATCCCGTCCGGATCTCTGCTTCGGCCCAGAGCTGGATACGGATTCGCAACTTGTCCGGCTGAATCAGTCCTTCCATGAATTTCACCTGGTCGATGCAGGTTTCAAGAAAATATTTGGTAAAATCGGCCAGTGCCTCTTCGCTCAAGCTGCCTCGGCCATCAAGGTCGTTACGACGGGGCGTGTCGCATTCAGCCAAGTAAGGCTTGTACGCTTCTTGAGTCCGGGCAAGACCACGCGCAACAGACCATATCCCGCCGGTATCAAGTGCATCGAGCAGCATGGCGTGTGACATCAGGCGGGCAACCCTGCCGTTACCGTCCATGAAGGGATGAATCCATAGCAGACGGTGATGAGCTGCCGGAATAGCTAGGATCGCATCTGTCTTGCCAAGACGGCTGTAGACTTGCTCGAAGCGTGTCAGGAACCCTGGACCGCACCTGGGCTTATAGCGACATGATGTCCAACTCGGACATCTCTGTCGCGCAGCTCTCCCGGAGTGATCCCGAACCTCTTGCCGGTATCCGGGTCTTTGGCGTACCGCAGTTCTTTCGGGAGCAGCTCGCAAAACCGGCGATGAATCTCACACACCCCTTCTCGTGTCGCGGCGCGACCGGACAGACTGCCGGCATCTATCCACCGCTGCACTTCGACATGAGCCTTGGCTTCGAGTTGGAGGTTGCGTTTCTCCGGGTCAGAGCTGCAATCGTTTTTTAAAGCTCGTTCTATATCGACTGGGTGAGTGTTGTGATCTTCGATCAGGTTGCTGTAATAGCAGTTCATGACCCTAACCAGTCCGGCCAAGGCTGTAGAAATTTCTTCGGGGAGACTGCGGCGCAAGCCTGCCGCGCTTGCTGCAAGCTCAACCGCCAGGTCCGTTAGCTCCGAGCGGTGTCTGGAGCCTGCCGCAATCAGCATTGGTTCCATCATGTCAGGGCTTTCCATGCCAGGGCTCTCTTTGCGGTTGTCGATGTCCTGCTTATTGTCCTGTTTGATAATCTGTGTAGTTTATGTATAGCATTGCTCTTTGTAGAATGCAAGCTTTGACAGTCGGTGATAAATGTCCGTTATTTTGCCATAGGTTTCAACTCAACCAAGGTGCTTCAACTGCCCGGTAGGGGCTTGACTTTTGCAGATAATCTGCGATAGTATCAGTCTTTTTTAGCTTGGGTGGCTTCTCGGGTGGCCGGCGTGCCGGCTTTTATTGTTCCCTGATGTCCTTTTAGGTTGTGTAAGGTATCTGAAAATGCCGGCGGAGTACTCTACGGGACACCCTTTCACGACGGCGCCAGGGGTTCAAATGCCCTTGGGGACGCAGATTATATCAAACTACTCGGAGGGCTCCTGCACTATGATAAGTTTAAGGCGGCCGCCAAGTGGTTATTTTTTGCGGTCTCGGCCGGGCGGCAAGGGAAGATTGGGGTTGAATCACCACTTCCGGCGCGTATTTTTTGTCCAAGGGTGAGACGGCTCAATTTTTTCGGTCTTGGCCGGAATCCTGAAATGAATTTTTATGAAAGGCGGGTATGGGTATGAGAAACGGTCGGATGTTGAGCTCTTTGGCAATGTTTCTGGTTTTCTGTGCTTTACCGGGGTTGCTCGGCGTCGGCTTCGCGGCCTCGGCCCTCGACGAGGGTCCGCGCTGGTCGCGATCTTGTCGGTGAGCGCGGAACCACTTGATACGATCGAATGGTTGTCGCAAAGGCCGGAGGACGGTTTGGCCCTGATGGTTTCCGGTCCGGGCGAGGTGAGTCTCAAAAGACGTTTTTCTCCCGGCGAAGAGGTTGTTTTTTCGTCTCGCGACGATAACGGCGATCCCCTGCCGGATGGAAATTACAACTATGAGTTTTATGTGTTGCCGGCCTTCGGCGCGCTCAGAAGCGGCGCGGATGACGAAGCGGCGGTTGCGGAGGATGACTCAGGCCCCAACGTGCAATGCGGGTCGTTCGCCATTATCCAGGGAGAGATGGTCATTCCCGTCGAAGGCGAAGGTGAAAACGACAATGCAAGATTGCGGGGCGACATGACATCTTGCATTACGACGATGTGATCGTGACCGGCAGTCAATGTATCGGTTTTGACTGCGCCGATGGCGAAAACTTTGGTTGCTCTACCCTGAAGCTCAAGTAAAACAATCTGCAAATCCTGTTCGAGGACACCAGCACCGGCACTTTTTCGACCACCGACTGGAGAATTCTGGTCAACGATGCGACCAGCGGCGGCGCCGGCTATTTCACCATCTGGGATGTCGACGCCGGCCGTCGTCCCTTTACGATCGAGGCCGGGGCTCCGGCCCATGCCCTGTATGTCGAGGATTACGGGCGGGTGGGGTTGGGAACCTCAATTCTCTACGTCGAACTGCATATCGTCGATGGCGACAGCCCGACGGTGCGGTTGGATCAGAATGGGTCAAATGGATGG
This portion of the Pseudomonadota bacterium genome encodes:
- a CDS encoding HAMP domain-containing protein, with the protein product MRPISIRFKLTAWYVLVFSVVLACFCFSIYVILEKKLLDSVDRRLQTMAELISKTELCLVPNFLPPDFERRLNRIFGTRPVGKFVRVLDFSGEIGSRTDNLDEDQIPVNKDLVREVIARGEIIYETQYPLGRDMPIRFINFPVKSFNSKNVRGVVQVGTSLEFVRESMRNLLIVFFALGPSLLFVAAAVGFFLAGKALKPIREIARTARHITVNNLQERITVPVARDDIGQLATTINGMLDRLSLSFQKITQFTTDASHELRTPLTIMRGELEIALRGERSSEEYQETLGSSLEEVERMSKIVNDLLFLSKSDMGQEELHSDPVDLRALLLNLLPYFKLLAEEHRLELESSLAEVNSIYGDQLKLRQMVINLLSNAIRYTPAGGHVNLGLKNLDDGVEIMVADTGIGIPEEAVPRIFDRFYRADKARSRQFGGSGLGLSIVKWIVDAHHGVIKVDSVVGEGSVFRVFLPGGLPVNGEQKPFLVETAQR
- a CDS encoding DegQ family serine endoprotease; protein product: MFFQRPLAASFHRSVIIHFLLPVLAGLLVLGAFSANAASMPPSFAPLVEKLTPAVVNINTEKKVLSSGGRGFNFPGQGSDPFEEFFGRFFGQFDNFHRRSQPRPVKSLGSGFIISDDGYILTNNHVVEDADQIKVTLSDKNAYEARLIGRDAKTDLAILKIDVDHELPVVRMGDSDSLKVGDWVIAIGNPFGLARTVTAGIVSARGRVIGSGPYDDFIQTDASINPGNSGGPLFNLEGEVVGINTAIVASGQGIGFAIPVNMAKVLLPQLKTGKVSRGRLGVHVQEVTEELAASFGLEEKSGAVVSEVVEDSPASRSGLQVGDIILEVDGEKIEEMRYLPRLVAAKKPGTKVELKLLRQGKIVKTKVVLDDLENEGLEESSALSDDRLGELGLAVRNLTPELAARQRLGVENGVIISRLDPDGRAAQAGLQLGDVILMVDNEQIETVNDFNKALRAGKQRSYLRFLVQRQQLRLFAVVRLDK
- the prmA gene encoding 50S ribosomal protein L11 methyltransferase translates to MTTRDKSNWWALVCTPVAEASARERLEEILFAHDCCGLWEGVEGLVEKVEEPLPPVGFPAFLTAYFADVEDGALRELVPCLQQENLITGEVRIVAVENQDWFENWRKNFVPVALTAKTLVVPAWQEEVSENEATRVVKIYPGQGFGTGTHETTRLAALNLERELEKTGPSATVLDVGTGSGILAIMAAVQGAARVLALDVDPDALDNARENCVHNQIEDLVELDCRPLTEVEGSFTLIVANIIAPVLKSLLPQLHRLLAASGRLILSGILLEQIDEMKEYCERRGFKVELVETAGEWAAFVCARQ